In the genome of Flavobacteriales bacterium, one region contains:
- the rlmN gene encoding 23S rRNA (adenine(2503)-C(2))-methyltransferase RlmN, which yields MTTAPDSRTDIRTLSADDLQTVMAAMGEAPFRARQVHSWIWQKSARSFDAFTNLSKELRQKLDEKFCILPIENAGEQLSNDGTVKMAFRLHDQHLIEGVLIPADDRMTACVSSQVGCSLTCAFCATGMMKRIRNLTAAEIYDQVVDLSRTAEKFHHHPLTNIVFMGMGEPLLNYKEVCEGIGRITSPDGLGMSPKRITVSTAGIAKMIRKLGDDQVRFNLALSLHAATDEKRDKVMPINEQNNLEVLMDALQYFYSKTGNRITFEYLVFKDFNDGVEDAVQLARYCGRIPARVNIIEYNHVDGVDFRQTTPERLQAFIDTLEARKVVVNVRRSRGKDIDAACGQLANKLKPGNAG from the coding sequence ATGACAACCGCACCAGACTCACGCACTGATATCCGTACACTCTCGGCAGACGACCTGCAAACCGTCATGGCGGCAATGGGTGAAGCGCCTTTTCGCGCCCGGCAGGTACACAGCTGGATCTGGCAGAAATCAGCTCGTTCCTTCGATGCATTCACCAACCTGTCGAAAGAACTGCGGCAAAAGCTGGATGAAAAGTTCTGCATCCTACCCATAGAAAATGCCGGTGAGCAACTCAGCAATGACGGCACGGTGAAGATGGCCTTCCGGCTGCACGACCAACACCTGATCGAAGGTGTGCTGATCCCGGCAGATGACCGCATGACGGCATGTGTATCATCACAGGTCGGATGCAGCCTTACCTGTGCCTTCTGTGCTACAGGCATGATGAAACGCATCCGCAACCTGACCGCAGCCGAAATTTATGACCAGGTGGTGGACCTGTCGCGGACTGCGGAAAAATTTCACCATCACCCGCTCACCAACATCGTGTTCATGGGCATGGGCGAACCCCTGCTGAACTACAAGGAAGTGTGTGAAGGCATAGGACGTATTACCAGTCCGGATGGCCTGGGTATGTCACCCAAACGCATCACCGTTTCAACCGCGGGGATCGCCAAGATGATCCGCAAACTCGGCGACGACCAGGTGCGGTTCAACCTCGCCCTTTCCCTCCATGCCGCCACCGATGAAAAGCGCGACAAGGTGATGCCCATCAACGAACAGAACAACCTGGAAGTGCTGATGGATGCACTCCAGTATTTTTATAGCAAAACCGGGAACCGCATCACATTCGAATACCTGGTGTTCAAGGATTTCAATGACGGTGTGGAAGATGCCGTGCAACTGGCCAGGTACTGCGGCCGGATCCCGGCCAGGGTAAACATCATCGAGTACAACCATGTGGATGGTGTAGACTTCCGTCAGACCACCCCGGAAAGATTGCAGGCTTTCATTGATACGCTGGAAGCACGTAAGGTGGTGGTGAACGTGAGGAGAAGCCGGGGGAAGGACATCGATGCCGCCTGCGGACAGCTGGCCAACAAACTCAAACCCGGAAACGCCGGTTGA
- a CDS encoding amidohydrolase family protein: MYRKFTADWVFPVSSDPIRNGVVICKEDGTVEAVLSPEEAQSEGVLDGSMEVMEGVLCPGFVNAHCHLELSHMKGVIPPGTGLPSFIRKVITSRDAAAEVMQAAMEAADAEMHAEGIVAVGDISNLDVTFPVKQKSRLYYHTFVELLGIDPARAYQVVDHGKALLERLRALGLAGSLSPHAPYTASPQLLKAISTCAYEEDMILTLHNQECDAEHEMFISGTGDMMDVLKEVGIDMTVFRPTGFSSLASTLTHLSPCNSLQLVHNTCSKEEDVDKAGEFGFQLWWCLCPRANIYIENRLPDVEMLRRKGLRMTVGTDGLTSNHSLSMLEELKVIQQAFPSTPLQELLQWATLNGARFLGQSQHLGSLEKGKRPGLNLISQMNVQNLEFSEGSRIASVTFSGDPLK; encoded by the coding sequence ATGTATCGCAAATTCACAGCCGACTGGGTATTTCCCGTTTCTTCCGATCCCATCCGCAACGGGGTGGTGATTTGTAAGGAAGATGGAACCGTTGAAGCGGTGCTGTCACCTGAGGAGGCACAATCCGAAGGTGTTCTTGACGGGTCGATGGAGGTGATGGAAGGGGTGTTGTGCCCCGGCTTTGTGAATGCCCATTGCCACCTCGAGCTGTCGCACATGAAGGGTGTGATCCCGCCCGGAACCGGACTCCCGTCCTTTATCCGGAAGGTGATTACTTCACGGGATGCCGCGGCGGAAGTGATGCAGGCGGCCATGGAAGCGGCGGACGCTGAAATGCATGCGGAAGGGATCGTGGCGGTGGGTGATATATCCAACCTGGATGTAACGTTCCCCGTGAAACAAAAGAGCCGGCTGTACTACCACACGTTTGTTGAACTTCTCGGTATTGACCCAGCCAGGGCTTACCAGGTGGTGGATCACGGCAAGGCATTGCTCGAAAGGCTCAGGGCCTTGGGACTGGCAGGAAGCCTGAGTCCGCATGCCCCCTACACAGCATCTCCCCAGCTGCTGAAGGCCATCTCCACATGTGCGTATGAAGAAGACATGATCCTTACACTCCATAACCAGGAATGCGACGCCGAGCACGAGATGTTCATCAGCGGTACCGGTGACATGATGGATGTGCTGAAAGAGGTCGGGATTGATATGACCGTGTTCAGGCCCACCGGATTTTCGTCACTGGCTTCAACCCTTACACATCTTTCTCCGTGCAATTCCCTGCAACTGGTTCATAATACCTGTTCGAAGGAAGAGGATGTGGACAAGGCCGGGGAATTCGGGTTTCAACTCTGGTGGTGCCTGTGCCCGCGTGCGAACATCTACATTGAAAACCGGTTACCGGATGTGGAGATGCTCAGAAGGAAAGGACTTCGCATGACCGTGGGCACCGATGGCCTCACATCCAACCACAGCCTCTCCATGCTCGAAGAACTGAAGGTCATTCAACAGGCCTTTCCTTCCACTCCCCTGCAGGAACTTCTGCAATGGGCCACGCTGAACGGAGCCCGCTTCCTGGGACAATCGCAACACCTTGGAAGCCTTGAAAAAGGCAAGCGCCCGGGCTTGAATCTAATTTCCCAGATGAACGTACAAAATCTGGAGTTTTCTGAAGGTAGCAGAATCGCGTCCGTAACCTTTTCTGGTGATCCCCTGAAATAA
- a CDS encoding tetratricopeptide repeat protein — MKRILTVVLILAGTLRGFSGGTMLEDSIRQVKLRRVDSARVQALENRYYLFENSNSDSAIAIATRQLTLSRKINHAASTGRALMNLGRMYHMKGQDEQALVFLYRAKDLFEQIDDKRGLGKTLVAMGMIPENQGRHDKALNLYFKALKAFESVDDEEGKADVFTNMGNLHKKQYNFAEALKFYERALKGYKSIGKKERVASVLGNMATAYNGLDDMDKALEMDFEALRIYERTNNVRGIGSVANNIGVIYFLKSLYKDALGYFTMALEKAQQVDQKDLIALSLCNIAEVHVYLEDYGTAMKYFEEGIDLTKRLKNQNQLVNAYEGLTRLYERIGNTAQALETYKKSAEIKERLLDDERSRAMAELQANYENEQKEKEIAFQNLVITKQRGENRMLMALTVLAAILLAALIYGYFRIRKTSQELEKLSLVASNTHNGVMILDKDGNLEYVNDGFVQLSGYTRDELVADKGSNILEISANPDIAHVWERVLRDRIPVSYLAINQDKSGKSRWLSTTLSPVFNEKGEVQKIVGIDTDFTENKRKSEEIEKSIAYAKKIQEAILPMRNQIMQAFPDSFILYQPKAVVSGDFYWFAEKNGYKYFAVADCTGHGVPGAFMSVLGSNALNQIIRRENKESPAEILSTLHLAIRRSLKQDVEGSESREGMDIALCRLDTHAGILKYSGANRPLYLTKDGELQEIRPDKKPVGGYQLEARRTFTEHEISIRSGDMVYLFSDGYPDQFGGPDGKKFMNRRFRKLVTQICDLPPEQQKQVLEDQFRTWQGEEEQIDDVLVMGIGF, encoded by the coding sequence GTGAAACGAATCTTAACTGTAGTACTTATCCTGGCGGGAACCCTCCGTGGCTTCTCCGGAGGCACAATGCTTGAAGACAGCATCCGGCAGGTGAAACTGCGCAGGGTGGATTCCGCCCGTGTGCAGGCCCTTGAAAACCGGTACTACCTGTTTGAGAATTCCAATTCCGATAGTGCCATTGCAATCGCCACCAGGCAGCTTACACTTTCCAGAAAGATCAACCATGCGGCAAGTACCGGGCGCGCCTTGATGAACCTCGGGCGCATGTACCACATGAAGGGGCAGGACGAACAGGCATTGGTGTTCCTGTATCGTGCCAAGGATCTTTTCGAACAAATCGATGACAAACGGGGGCTGGGAAAAACGCTGGTTGCCATGGGCATGATTCCTGAGAACCAAGGGAGACACGACAAGGCGCTCAACCTGTATTTCAAGGCACTGAAGGCATTTGAATCTGTGGATGATGAGGAAGGAAAAGCGGATGTGTTCACCAACATGGGCAACCTGCATAAGAAGCAGTACAACTTTGCGGAAGCCCTGAAGTTTTACGAACGCGCATTGAAAGGCTATAAGTCCATCGGTAAAAAGGAGCGGGTGGCTTCCGTGCTCGGAAACATGGCCACCGCATACAATGGACTGGATGATATGGACAAAGCGCTGGAGATGGATTTCGAAGCCTTACGCATCTACGAAAGAACCAACAATGTTCGCGGTATCGGGTCGGTGGCCAACAACATTGGGGTGATCTATTTTCTGAAGTCGCTGTACAAAGATGCGCTCGGCTATTTCACCATGGCCCTGGAGAAAGCCCAACAGGTGGACCAGAAAGACCTCATCGCGTTGTCGCTTTGCAACATCGCCGAAGTGCACGTGTACCTGGAGGACTACGGTACGGCCATGAAGTATTTTGAAGAAGGCATTGACTTGACCAAGCGGCTCAAGAACCAGAACCAATTGGTGAACGCATATGAAGGATTGACCCGGTTGTATGAAAGGATCGGCAACACGGCCCAAGCGTTGGAAACGTACAAGAAATCTGCAGAGATCAAGGAACGGTTGCTGGATGATGAACGTTCCCGGGCCATGGCCGAACTCCAGGCCAATTATGAGAATGAACAGAAGGAGAAAGAGATCGCCTTTCAAAACCTGGTAATCACCAAGCAGCGGGGAGAGAACCGAATGTTGATGGCACTCACCGTGCTGGCAGCCATCTTGCTTGCCGCGTTGATCTATGGATATTTCCGCATACGCAAGACCAGCCAGGAGCTGGAAAAGCTCTCGCTGGTGGCCAGCAATACGCACAATGGCGTGATGATCCTGGACAAGGATGGCAACCTGGAATATGTGAATGACGGGTTTGTGCAACTGTCGGGTTATACCCGGGATGAACTGGTTGCCGACAAAGGCAGTAACATCCTTGAGATAAGTGCCAATCCGGACATTGCACATGTATGGGAACGTGTGTTGCGCGACAGGATACCGGTCTCTTACCTGGCCATCAACCAGGACAAATCCGGGAAGTCGCGTTGGCTGAGTACCACGCTGTCGCCGGTATTCAACGAAAAGGGTGAAGTACAAAAGATCGTGGGGATCGATACCGATTTCACCGAAAACAAACGCAAGTCGGAAGAGATCGAGAAAAGCATTGCTTATGCCAAGAAAATACAGGAAGCCATCCTACCCATGCGGAACCAGATCATGCAGGCGTTCCCTGATTCCTTCATCCTGTATCAACCCAAGGCCGTTGTGAGTGGTGATTTTTACTGGTTTGCGGAGAAAAACGGCTACAAATATTTTGCAGTGGCAGACTGCACCGGTCACGGGGTCCCAGGTGCCTTCATGTCTGTATTGGGAAGCAACGCACTGAACCAGATCATCCGGAGGGAAAACAAGGAAAGTCCGGCAGAAATCCTGAGCACCCTTCACCTGGCCATCCGGCGTTCGCTGAAACAGGATGTGGAAGGATCTGAATCCAGGGAAGGCATGGACATTGCTCTTTGCCGGCTGGATACCCATGCGGGCATATTGAAGTACAGTGGTGCCAATCGGCCTTTGTATCTGACCAAAGACGGTGAGTTGCAGGAGATCAGGCCCGATAAAAAACCGGTTGGGGGTTACCAGTTGGAAGCACGCCGCACATTCACTGAGCATGAAATCTCAATTCGTAGCGGGGACATGGTTTACCTGTTTTCAGACGGATATCCCGACCAATTCGGAGGCCCGGACGGGAAGAAATTCATGAACCGTCGTTTCCGGAAGCTGGTTACCCAGATATGTGACCTGCCGCCGGAGCAGCAGAAGCAGGTGCTGGAAGATCAGTTCCGCACGTGGCAGGGAGAAGAAGAACAGATCGACGATGTCCTTGTCATGGGCATCGGGTTCTGA
- a CDS encoding DUF4468 domain-containing protein: MQHIKTPLMLMLALTLAFSQSHAQKKNKNQDTEPRKAPEMPMENGQIVYAGVQKTSGKQAVLYKKAKDWFNGFYKNVTQVIKEDDEDKGSITGQSRFKINNYDEKTGTKSDAGLVQYTIVVTCKDGEYSYRIDKINWKKQSYYGIETWLDTEGQYYTVRFIDYLEQTDEYLKNLEESLKSAMGQ; this comes from the coding sequence ATGCAACACATCAAAACGCCCCTCATGCTGATGCTGGCATTGACCCTGGCCTTTTCCCAGAGCCATGCCCAGAAGAAAAACAAGAACCAGGACACCGAACCGCGTAAAGCTCCCGAAATGCCAATGGAAAACGGGCAAATCGTGTATGCGGGCGTTCAGAAAACGAGCGGCAAACAGGCGGTGCTGTACAAAAAGGCGAAGGACTGGTTCAACGGTTTCTACAAGAATGTTACCCAGGTGATCAAGGAAGATGATGAAGACAAAGGTTCCATTACCGGCCAATCCCGTTTCAAGATCAACAACTACGATGAAAAAACCGGTACCAAGTCGGATGCAGGATTGGTTCAATACACCATCGTGGTAACTTGTAAAGATGGGGAGTACAGTTATCGCATCGACAAGATCAACTGGAAAAAGCAATCCTACTACGGCATTGAGACCTGGCTAGACACCGAAGGTCAATACTACACCGTCCGGTTCATTGATTACCTGGAGCAAACGGACGAATACCTGAAAAACCTGGAAGAAAGTCTGAAATCGGCCATGGGGCAATAG
- a CDS encoding 2-C-methyl-D-erythritol 4-phosphate cytidylyltransferase — translation MGDKSILIVAGGQGTRMGANRPKQFLDLQGKPILIHTLQNLHTACPEAAFTVVLPEDQHNTWLQLCREHACTIQHQVVKGGNTRTESVRNGLATISAKGFIAIHDGVRPFVKSTFVQRLFHEAAQHGNAIPACGVRESLRQINGASSKAVDRSSFVTVQTPQVFDAAKLKEAFAQMDDASFTDDATVFEAAGHSIHLSEGDPDNLKITLPADLVWAEAIADTFS, via the coding sequence ATGGGGGATAAATCCATCCTGATCGTTGCCGGAGGTCAAGGCACACGGATGGGCGCAAATCGCCCCAAGCAATTTCTTGACCTGCAGGGAAAGCCTATCCTCATTCATACCCTGCAGAACCTGCACACAGCATGCCCGGAGGCAGCGTTCACCGTTGTACTACCCGAAGACCAACATAACACCTGGCTTCAATTGTGCCGGGAACATGCCTGTACCATCCAGCATCAGGTGGTTAAGGGCGGAAATACACGCACCGAGTCCGTAAGAAACGGACTGGCCACAATTTCCGCCAAAGGTTTTATCGCCATCCATGATGGTGTCAGGCCGTTTGTAAAAAGCACCTTCGTTCAACGCTTGTTCCATGAAGCAGCACAACACGGCAATGCCATACCGGCTTGTGGCGTACGTGAAAGCCTGAGGCAAATCAACGGAGCATCCAGCAAAGCGGTGGATCGTTCATCATTCGTAACGGTGCAAACCCCACAGGTGTTCGATGCCGCCAAACTGAAGGAAGCTTTCGCGCAGATGGACGATGCTTCCTTCACCGACGACGCCACCGTGTTTGAAGCCGCAGGGCATTCCATCCACCTCTCCGAAGGCGACCCCGATAACCTCAAAATCACGCTCCCCGCCGACCTGGTATGGGCTGAGGCAATCGCCGACACCTTTTCATAA
- the queA gene encoding tRNA preQ1(34) S-adenosylmethionine ribosyltransferase-isomerase QueA, giving the protein MKLSQFKFKLPPEQVALHPAKSRDESKLMVLDRATGNISHHKFKEIIDYFEDQDVMILNNTKVFPARLFGNKEKTGAKIEVFLLRELNRESRLWDVLVDPARKIRIGNKLYFGDNDLLVAEVIDNTTSRGRTLRFLFDGSYEEFKDAILSLGETPLPKYIKRKVETADKERYQTVYAKNEGAVAAPTAGLHFSRELLKRLELKGVSFAELTLHVGLGSFRPVEVEDLTKHKMDSEEVIIPEACCKLVNDAKKNKKKVCAIGTTSMRAIETSVSTSGELKPYQGWTNKFIFPPYDFSIANSMVTNFHMPESTLLMMVSAFAGYDLLMEAYKVAIKDKYKFFSYGDAMLIL; this is encoded by the coding sequence ATGAAACTATCTCAGTTCAAGTTCAAATTGCCGCCTGAGCAGGTTGCATTGCATCCGGCCAAAAGCAGAGATGAATCCAAGTTGATGGTACTGGACCGGGCTACAGGTAACATCTCACATCACAAATTCAAAGAAATCATCGATTACTTTGAAGACCAGGATGTGATGATCCTGAACAACACAAAAGTGTTCCCGGCAAGGCTCTTCGGAAACAAGGAAAAAACCGGGGCCAAAATCGAGGTATTCCTGCTGCGTGAGCTGAACCGTGAAAGCAGGTTGTGGGATGTTCTGGTAGATCCGGCACGTAAAATCCGTATCGGGAACAAACTTTATTTCGGCGACAACGACCTGCTCGTAGCTGAAGTGATTGACAATACAACTTCACGCGGCCGCACGCTGCGCTTCCTGTTCGACGGATCTTACGAGGAGTTCAAAGACGCCATCCTGTCACTGGGTGAGACACCACTTCCGAAATACATCAAGCGCAAGGTGGAAACTGCTGACAAAGAGCGCTACCAAACCGTTTATGCTAAGAACGAAGGCGCAGTGGCAGCCCCCACAGCCGGACTGCACTTCAGCCGTGAACTCCTGAAACGCCTGGAACTGAAAGGCGTCAGCTTTGCAGAACTTACCCTCCACGTGGGATTGGGAAGCTTCCGCCCGGTAGAAGTGGAAGACCTGACCAAGCATAAGATGGATTCCGAAGAAGTGATCATTCCGGAAGCCTGCTGCAAGCTGGTGAACGATGCGAAAAAGAACAAAAAGAAGGTATGTGCCATCGGCACCACCTCCATGCGCGCCATTGAAACTTCCGTTTCCACATCCGGAGAACTGAAGCCCTACCAGGGATGGACCAACAAGTTCATTTTCCCTCCTTATGATTTCAGCATCGCCAATTCGATGGTCACCAACTTCCACATGCCCGAATCCACCCTGCTGATGATGGTATCAGCTTTTGCCGGATACGACCTGCTGATGGAAGCCTACAAAGTAGCCATTAAGGATAAGTATAAATTCTTCTCCTATGGTGATGCCATGCTGATCCTGTAA
- the truB gene encoding tRNA pseudouridine(55) synthase TruB — protein MQQAPEQGEGEILLINKPLEWTSFDVIRKMRRYLGSKVGHAGTLDPLAEGLLILCTGKKTKLIPSIQDAEKEYTGIVCLGAERPSCDKETEISKTSETDHIKPEDIQRAAQSFVGGYAQIPPIFSAKKVDGKRAYNLARKGKEVKLEPRWVDIRAFEVSKIENTWVHFRVVCSKGTYIRSLARDLGERLGCGAYLEALTRTRIGDFHLKDSLTPEEWIRQNSPDLKK, from the coding sequence ATGCAACAGGCCCCTGAACAAGGCGAAGGAGAAATTCTCCTGATCAATAAACCATTGGAATGGACGTCCTTTGATGTAATCCGAAAAATGCGCCGGTATCTGGGCTCCAAGGTAGGTCACGCCGGTACGCTTGACCCGTTGGCAGAAGGATTGCTGATCCTGTGCACCGGCAAAAAAACCAAGTTGATCCCCTCCATCCAGGATGCAGAAAAGGAATATACCGGCATTGTGTGCCTGGGAGCCGAACGCCCATCCTGCGACAAGGAAACGGAAATCAGCAAAACATCAGAAACCGACCACATCAAGCCGGAAGACATCCAACGTGCGGCGCAATCCTTTGTGGGGGGATATGCCCAGATTCCTCCGATATTCTCAGCCAAGAAAGTGGATGGAAAAAGGGCCTATAATCTGGCAAGAAAGGGAAAGGAAGTCAAATTAGAACCCAGGTGGGTAGACATCCGCGCGTTCGAAGTCAGTAAAATCGAGAACACCTGGGTGCATTTCCGCGTGGTATGCAGCAAGGGCACCTACATACGTTCCCTGGCAAGGGACCTGGGAGAACGCCTCGGGTGCGGAGCCTACCTTGAGGCACTCACACGAACCCGCATCGGCGACTTTCACCTGAAAGACAGCCTTACACCCGAAGAATGGATCCGTCAAAATTCACCCGATCTGAAAAAATAA
- a CDS encoding undecaprenyl-diphosphate phosphatase → MSVLQALILGLLQGLTEFLPISSSGHIEIGKALLNVPYTEDLTFTIVVHGATVLSTIVFFRKDILHLLKQGLAFKWNPETAYIVNLGISMVPVGVIGLLYKDELEKLAIGNVPLVGGMLLITGVLLLMTRYIGSSTKEINPLRAFVIGVSQAIAVMPGISRSGATIGTALLMGVKKETAARFSFLMVLVPIIGANLKSMADGEFSHQASVTPLVVGFIAAFVSGLLACKWMLGIVRHGKLTWFAVYCFVVGTLSMIFG, encoded by the coding sequence ATGTCGGTATTGCAGGCCCTGATCCTCGGGCTTCTTCAAGGGCTCACGGAATTCCTTCCCATCAGCAGCAGCGGTCACATTGAGATCGGCAAAGCCCTGCTGAATGTTCCCTATACGGAAGACCTCACTTTCACCATCGTTGTGCACGGAGCCACCGTACTCAGCACCATCGTGTTTTTCAGAAAAGATATTCTCCACCTGCTGAAGCAGGGACTCGCATTCAAGTGGAACCCCGAAACAGCCTACATCGTGAACCTGGGCATCTCCATGGTACCGGTTGGTGTGATCGGCCTGTTATATAAAGACGAACTGGAAAAACTCGCCATCGGCAACGTACCGTTGGTAGGCGGCATGCTCCTGATCACCGGGGTGCTTCTGCTCATGACCAGGTATATCGGCAGTTCCACAAAAGAGATCAACCCGCTACGGGCATTCGTCATCGGTGTTTCACAAGCCATCGCTGTTATGCCCGGTATATCCCGCTCCGGAGCCACAATCGGCACCGCATTGCTGATGGGTGTGAAGAAAGAAACCGCTGCCCGCTTTTCCTTTCTGATGGTACTGGTACCCATCATCGGTGCGAACCTGAAAAGCATGGCTGACGGAGAATTTTCCCATCAGGCGTCCGTCACGCCGCTTGTGGTGGGATTCATCGCCGCATTCGTGTCCGGCCTTCTTGCTTGCAAGTGGATGCTGGGCATAGTCAGGCACGGCAAACTCACATGGTTTGCCGTGTACTGCTTCGTTGTCGGCACGCTCTCAATGATCTTTGGTTGA
- a CDS encoding DUF3098 domain-containing protein: MEHKEHNQFAFTRDNYRLLLVAIALVGIGFILMAGGGSDDPAVFSDAIFSTTRITIAPLMVIAGYVVGLFAIMKKSNA; this comes from the coding sequence ATGGAACACAAAGAACACAATCAATTCGCATTCACACGGGACAACTACCGTTTGTTGCTCGTAGCCATTGCACTGGTGGGCATTGGGTTCATCCTGATGGCCGGTGGAGGTTCTGATGACCCGGCCGTATTCAGTGATGCCATTTTCAGCACCACCCGTATCACCATCGCGCCCCTGATGGTGATTGCCGGTTATGTTGTGGGTTTGTTTGCCATCATGAAAAAATCAAACGCCTGA
- a CDS encoding cell division protein FtsX has product MSKEKRSGRSKLQTSYVSTVISMALVLFVLGLLGIIILQARQISDHVKENIGFTVFFKENTKEVDILQFQKNLEAKSFIRHTQYVSKEEAAEQMEKELGEDFVSFIGRNPLLPSIDVFLHANYANNDSLRWITGQVEKSNLIDELVINKDLIDIVNSNIRKISVIMLAFSGLLLLVAVALINNTIRLAIYSRRFLIRSMQLVGATQGFIRRPFVMTGIIQGIVSSLIALSLLFAAMYYASFNYPEIFRLEEPDFLIPLFGGVILTGISIAGISTFLAVRKFLRLKADDLY; this is encoded by the coding sequence ATGAGTAAAGAAAAGCGAAGCGGCAGGAGTAAACTGCAAACCTCCTATGTATCCACCGTCATTTCCATGGCGCTGGTGTTATTTGTACTGGGATTGTTGGGCATCATTATTCTTCAAGCCCGCCAGATCTCCGACCATGTGAAGGAAAACATCGGCTTCACTGTGTTCTTCAAGGAAAACACCAAAGAAGTTGACATTCTCCAGTTCCAGAAAAACCTCGAGGCGAAATCCTTCATCCGGCATACCCAATATGTAAGCAAGGAAGAAGCGGCGGAACAAATGGAAAAAGAATTGGGGGAAGACTTCGTATCCTTTATAGGACGCAACCCTTTGCTGCCTTCCATAGACGTGTTCCTTCATGCCAACTATGCCAACAACGACAGTCTCCGGTGGATCACCGGACAAGTGGAAAAAAGCAACCTGATCGACGAACTGGTGATCAACAAAGACCTGATTGATATCGTCAATAGCAACATCCGCAAGATCAGCGTCATCATGCTTGCATTCTCCGGATTGTTATTGCTGGTGGCGGTGGCCCTCATCAACAACACCATCCGGTTGGCCATCTACTCCCGTAGGTTTCTTATCCGAAGCATGCAGCTGGTAGGAGCCACCCAGGGTTTCATACGAAGACCTTTCGTGATGACAGGCATTATCCAGGGCATTGTTTCTTCCCTGATCGCCTTGTCACTCCTGTTCGCCGCGATGTACTATGCAAGTTTCAACTACCCCGAAATATTCCGATTGGAAGAACCAGACTTTCTCATCCCCTTGTTCGGAGGGGTGATCCTGACAGGTATTTCCATCGCAGGCATTTCTACATTCCTGGCGGTGCGGAAATTTCTGCGACTGAAGGCCGATGATCTCTATTAA
- a CDS encoding OmpA family protein, whose translation MNIQLRHIYRFTLAGFALLSACVPARKFEEIKAKQDRCEADNALLKSQNEDLTVKMTELGAELTDFKKRHEGLVGDTAVLGKSLRQMTQNYDKLNETYELLLKNNKEMLAGSRTETEKLMTELQKTQSNLQKQEDALKLLERELQAKQKDLERNSQELSEREAKINELQGILEKKDKAVEDLRKKVSDALLGFENKGLTIEQKNGKVYVSLEENLLFASGSYQVDTKGKEALKKLAGVLADNQDINVLVEGHTDNVPYKGSGQIKDNWDLSVLRATAIVRILTENKGLDPKRLTAAGRGEYLPIDPSDSKEARQKNRRTEIILTPKLDELLQILESN comes from the coding sequence ATGAACATCCAACTTCGCCACATATACCGATTCACTCTTGCAGGTTTTGCATTGCTTTCTGCTTGTGTTCCCGCAAGAAAGTTCGAAGAGATCAAAGCCAAACAGGACCGTTGTGAAGCAGACAATGCCTTGCTGAAAAGCCAGAACGAGGACCTCACGGTTAAAATGACGGAGTTGGGAGCCGAACTCACCGATTTCAAAAAGCGCCACGAGGGCCTGGTTGGTGACACGGCGGTGCTGGGAAAATCGTTGCGGCAGATGACACAAAACTATGACAAGCTGAATGAGACCTATGAGTTGCTGCTGAAAAACAACAAGGAAATGCTGGCCGGCAGCCGCACCGAAACTGAAAAGTTGATGACGGAATTGCAGAAAACACAAAGCAACCTTCAGAAACAGGAAGATGCCCTGAAACTGCTCGAAAGGGAATTGCAGGCCAAACAAAAAGACCTCGAAAGGAACAGCCAGGAACTTAGTGAACGGGAAGCGAAGATTAATGAATTACAGGGAATTCTTGAGAAAAAGGACAAAGCGGTGGAAGACCTTCGCAAAAAAGTATCGGATGCGCTGCTTGGTTTTGAGAACAAGGGCCTGACCATTGAACAAAAGAATGGCAAAGTGTATGTTTCCCTTGAAGAAAACCTGCTGTTCGCTTCAGGCAGTTACCAGGTAGATACAAAGGGTAAGGAAGCCCTGAAAAAACTGGCCGGAGTGCTGGCCGATAATCAGGACATCAATGTGTTGGTGGAAGGGCATACTGACAATGTTCCCTACAAAGGCTCCGGACAAATCAAAGACAACTGGGACCTGAGTGTACTGCGAGCCACAGCCATCGTAAGAATCCTGACCGAAAACAAGGGGCTTGATCCCAAGAGGCTCACGGCTGCCGGAAGGGGTGAGTACCTCCCCATCGATCCTTCCGACAGCAAAGAAGCCCGTCAGAAAAACCGCAGAACCGAGATCATCCTCACACCCAAACTGGATGAACTCCTGCAAATCCTGGAATCTAACTAA